The following proteins are encoded in a genomic region of Arcobacter cloacae:
- a CDS encoding DEAD/DEAH box helicase has product MPFSNLGLNQRINKALKENAYKNPTSIQEKVIPLILEKKDIMAKAQTGSGKTASFVLPILELFFNKHEETKEKTKAKISTLVLTPTRELALQVSKAFTDFSINFENKPKVVTVIGGESLTQQLLDIQKGCDIVVATTGRLLDILDKKQINLSNIEFFVLDEADKMLDLGFEAELEELLKSLPKNRQNLLFSATYPQKMLNIASKITTKALEVFIEDETQTVQTINQRVITVNKENRSALLRYLIQNNDWEQILVFMANKRSCDNIAFKFRKYGLNAESFHGDLLQDERNDTLEDFKNKKINILFSTDIAARGLHIDDISCVINFDLPRSLADYVHRIGRTGRAGKSGDAISFIGLEDFEHFALIEKRCEIKLEKEQIKGFELIGEVIKKQKGNEPIKGKRKSKKDKLREQALKD; this is encoded by the coding sequence ATGCCATTTTCTAACTTAGGTCTTAATCAAAGAATAAATAAAGCACTTAAAGAAAATGCTTATAAAAATCCAACTTCAATTCAAGAAAAAGTAATTCCTTTAATCTTAGAAAAAAAAGATATTATGGCAAAAGCACAAACTGGTAGTGGAAAAACTGCTAGTTTTGTTTTGCCTATATTAGAACTTTTTTTTAATAAACATGAAGAAACAAAAGAAAAAACAAAAGCAAAAATTTCTACTTTGGTACTTACACCAACAAGAGAACTAGCTCTTCAAGTATCAAAAGCTTTTACTGATTTTTCCATAAATTTTGAAAATAAACCAAAAGTTGTGACTGTTATTGGTGGAGAAAGCCTTACTCAACAGCTTTTAGATATTCAAAAAGGTTGTGATATAGTTGTTGCAACCACGGGAAGATTACTTGATATTTTAGATAAAAAGCAAATAAATTTGTCAAATATTGAATTTTTTGTTTTAGATGAAGCAGATAAAATGCTTGATTTAGGATTTGAAGCAGAACTTGAAGAACTTTTAAAATCTCTTCCAAAAAATAGACAAAATCTTCTTTTTTCTGCAACTTATCCACAAAAGATGCTAAATATTGCTTCAAAAATTACTACAAAAGCTTTAGAAGTTTTTATAGAAGATGAAACGCAAACAGTTCAAACTATAAATCAACGAGTAATAACTGTAAATAAAGAGAATAGAAGTGCACTTTTAAGATATCTAATACAAAACAATGATTGGGAACAAATACTTGTTTTTATGGCTAATAAACGCTCTTGTGACAATATAGCTTTTAAATTTAGAAAATATGGCTTAAATGCTGAATCTTTTCATGGAGATTTACTTCAAGATGAAAGAAATGATACTTTAGAGGATTTTAAAAATAAGAAAATTAATATTTTATTTAGTACAGATATTGCTGCACGTGGACTTCACATAGATGATATTTCTTGTGTTATAAATTTTGATTTACCACGCTCACTTGCTGATTATGTTCATAGAATTGGAAGAACAGGACGAGCTGGAAAAAGTGGAGATGCTATCTCTTTTATAGGATTAGAGGATTTTGAACATTTTGCTTTGATAGAAAAACGATGTGAAATAAAACTTGAAAAAGAGCAAATAAAAGGCTTTGAACTAATAGGTGAAGTAATTAAAAAACAAAAAGGAAATGAACCTATAAAAGGCAAAAGAAAAAGTAAAAAAGATAAGTTAAGAGAACAAGCTTTAAAAGACTAA
- a CDS encoding sulfite exporter TauE/SafE family protein, with amino-acid sequence MELAIFGIITGFISGFFGVGGGMILVPLLLMSGFVMKEAVAISVMQMVFSSIYGSFLNAKKAKEVLKDGTIIGIGGFIGGLQSGFIVSNVSNEFLQYLFILILVFSIVRIFYSPASQEAQPKSQNRFILLIIGFFIGIVAMSIGVGGSILLTPILVGFLKYDLKMATALGLFFVIFSSIAGFISQSLQGLMLYQEGAIVGIASLIGVYFGIKAKNLTKATSYKKFILLLNIVILIAMLYKTI; translated from the coding sequence TTGGAATTAGCAATATTTGGAATAATAACAGGATTTATCTCTGGTTTTTTTGGAGTCGGAGGAGGTATGATTTTAGTACCTCTTCTTTTAATGAGCGGTTTTGTCATGAAAGAAGCTGTTGCAATCTCAGTAATGCAAATGGTTTTTTCATCTATTTATGGCTCTTTTTTAAATGCAAAAAAAGCCAAAGAAGTTTTAAAAGATGGAACAATTATAGGAATTGGTGGCTTTATTGGTGGACTTCAAAGTGGATTTATTGTTTCAAATGTTTCAAATGAATTTTTACAATATCTTTTTATACTAATTTTAGTATTTTCTATAGTTAGAATTTTTTATTCACCAGCTTCTCAAGAAGCCCAACCAAAATCTCAAAATAGATTTATTCTTTTAATAATTGGTTTTTTCATAGGAATAGTAGCTATGAGTATTGGAGTTGGAGGTTCTATTTTATTAACTCCTATTTTAGTTGGATTTTTAAAATATGACTTAAAAATGGCAACAGCATTAGGACTATTTTTTGTAATATTCTCATCAATTGCAGGATTTATTTCTCAATCTTTACAAGGATTGATGTTATATCAAGAAGGTGCTATTGTTGGTATTGCTTCACTTATTGGAGTCTATTTTGGAATAAAAGCAAAAAATCTTACTAAAGCTACCTCTTATAAAAAATTTATTCTTCTTTTGAATATTGTTATTCTAATAGCTATGCTTTATAAGACTATTTAG